The nucleotide sequence tatatatatatatatatatatatatatatatatatatatatatatatgctttttatatgtgtttttatatatgtgtgtgtgtgtgtgtgtgtatatgcacacacacacacatttcttgaCGCTTACAGATACATTTagtgaaatttaaatatttttatctaCATGTTGGCTTAACTTGTTTCTTACATGTTCAACATTTGAAGGTATTCAACTAGTCCAGCAAGAGAAGAAGCAGAACAAGGTGTCGAGCGCCAAGCGGGCGCGAGCGCACTGGCAGCTCCTCTACACGCTGGTCAACAACCCGTCTTTGGTGGGCACCAGGAAACACTTCCAGTGCCAGAGTTCTGAAAGCTTCATCAACGGAGCCCTCAACCGGACCTCCAAGGAGGGCAGCAAAAAGGAAGACATCATCAAGGAGCCTAGCAAAGAAGCAGAAAGCGCCGCCACCAGCAACTGAGGACTGAAAATCACCATGTGGAGAAGGAGATCGGCCCTCCCTGCCCCCAGCCTTTTCATACTTAATGGCTTCTGGCCAGATATTGATGATAGTATTATATGCTTTGGTGTAGCAGAGAAGCACATGTGTTTTAGCTAAGTGCACTTACAGCTCAGTGCCTCAGGAAGAACTTCATGCAGTTGTAGTTAACGGATCCCTTGCacatgtgtgtgaatgcatggaTTGATGTGTCTTTTGTTGCATGTGTGAGTGAGACTGTCTCTCCGTCTTGGGCTTAGCGTATCAGGAAATTTAGTTTGGCACTGAACTCCCATTTAACTGATTGATGCCAGGTTAGTATGTGTGACTATTTATGAATGTACAGGTTCTGCTCATTTGCAAATTGACAAATTTTTCATTTCCGCTCAGCATCTTTTTTTCTGCACTCATTGTTGTGACCAGTGGTGAGAATGTTCTTATCCCAGAAGAAACCAGTAATGTCCATTATGGGTTCATCTGTGTCTGTACATCTATTGTAATTGTACAATTGTTCCCATCTCTGACAAAATGTACAATCTGTCTCACATTGACACTTAATTTTGATAATTCCCTATATTATGTCTTGTTCTGCTACCTATGGCATATTtgtgatttaaatgaaataaatatttaaaaaataaaagtatgccCTATGTGTTGAATTAAGGGAAATAGGGTCATTTCCGGCGTCACGTAGGCTATATAAGGACGTGTCAATcagcatgattttattttttaatgaaaccatTTAAATCTGAAGTATGCTCACGAAGGTTTTTTTTCGTGCAGCGATTTATTATTCATAGGGGAATTacgaatatttaaaataaatatgactagACAGATGCTGAGAGAGCGCAACTGTTCCCAACCACATTTTTGTTCTACACAATAGTTTTCTCAAGAATTCATCACAATATCCGTAACGAAAAAATAAGCACCATTACACATTTTattctaaatgtataaataatttcgTGAATTTAGATGTTCAATAAATATCTTCTATATTCagacttatttatatatttgtagctatatgttatatatatatatatatatatctatttgttttgaaatattcGTTTAAgggaaaacattattaaaataaaagcaaaattaaaataaaagcaaaaacatgTTCGCGAACGGACTTTATTGATGATTTTACCGAGCTGTGCGGTTTGTGCTGGAGAGCTTTTCTGCATTCTACAAACACTTTCTGCGTTTGCAAACAATGTCCAATACATTTGTTCGTTCAATATTTTATTAAGGTCATGTACATAAAATCATATCAAAATCTTTAAAAGGTTTGAGTATTTTTACAACATCATTGGACACTTGGACACCAAACAAGCCACTATGCGTCAATTTACTGGACACTCGATGTCGCTTTGACTGATGGTAAAAACGGaacattaatacatacatacatatatatatatatatatatatatatatatatatatatatatatatatatatatatatatatatatatatatatataagagaacATCTCAGGTTACTTCATTGGCTTACATCACAAATCGACATTTAATATCTACAGTCTATAGTATcctaataaaacacttaaaaatacgTTTGTGCCACATGCCACGGACAAGAAGGCTATCTCAAAGAGAAGAAAGGACACGTTCAGTCAGTTCATAAAGGCGagagatgtgtttttgttttttgaatttttttcaaaGCACCCGTTCGCCAAGAGATTAAAAATCACATATTTTGGGATCCCACATTACacttaacaaactttttttttatcaaggtgATCTGGTTTTTTTCCATGCTGTGAAAAGAgtaatggtgattttttttttccctcagaagCGCGCGATGTCCACTATACAATAACGTTTCCAATTCGATAACGTAAAATGGACGCTACTTGAGACAATGTATGTTTAAGGTTATGCTAAAGTGACAATATTGaattgttttaatagtttttttgttttgttttttagatatAATTGCCCATTTAAGTCCAGTCCACTCGATAAATCTCAAAAACCTCTATTTGTAATAATGAACACTTGTCGTATGCACTTCTAACTTACTGAGGTAAAAATGTTCGCgcggtttattattattattttttttttgttattgtttttcccAGCGCGTGTCTGTATAACGTGAGTTTACAGTCCGTGTTCACCTGGTTTGTATTGTGTTTCAGAGCAAACGAAGAACAAACATCTCAGCGGGGTTGTTTGTAATTACCGTTGATCTCGGCAGATATGTTTACCGCTTCAGCCCCGAGCGGCAACCGATCGCTGTACTCGGATCCAACCTCAAACTCCTCCTGTGTTTTGGATTGTGACTCGGGAATGGACTCGGTAACCACGCTTCCCTCGATGTCCTCGCCTTCTCCGTCTCCCTCCTCGCCATCGGCCTCCCCTTCTCCCTCTCCTAGCTCACTCGGGTTGAAGTTCTTCTCGGATCCCACAAAAGACGCCCTGGGGTCGAAATCCATAGCTATTTGCTTTTCCATCTGATCTGGGTTTTGCGTCTTCATGATCAACTTGTAGGTCTTGCCTTGATACTTGTAGAGCAGATGGCAGCAGGTGGCACCCAGCAGGGGAACGGTTGCCAGAGCTAGCAAAAAAATGCTAACGACCACTATAATTAACAAAGATGGGATTTTCTTTCTAGTTGTGAAGACCACTTGGACTTGGCAGTCCTGGCCCCCATAGGTGAGGCACAGGGTGTAATTAGTGCCTGGCCTGAGGCCCTGGAAGCGATAGGCGTTCACTCCCTCCTCTATCTTGGACCACTGCACCACTGAATGTCCATTGCCAGTACTGACACAAAGGTACAACATGTCCAAGGGTGACTTTTTGGTGGACGTCTGGAAAAGGCTAAAAGGCTCTTTATTCACAGTTTGGAGGTCTTGTTGTTGGCTGAGGTGAAGGTTTGACTTCGCGTTGGCCATCTGGAAAGGGTTCAGCTGAACTTTGGCCTCAGTTTCTGAAACTTCCAGAGCAATAACTCCGAAATCAAATGTGTACTGTTTGAGTTCGTCCAAGCTGAGGTTGAAAGCATGGTTGGAGATGTACTGCGTGCCATCATTTATTCCGCATTTGCCAACAAATGGCAAAGTATCAGCgccttcttcctctctctctttatccACCGTAATGAGAGATGTTCCGGTTGGAAGGCTCTTTGTCTTCTCTTCAGATTTGGGCCACATgctaataatactgtttttggagCCTTTTGAACCAAGTTTGTCTTCTGGTAAATGGCTGGATGCTTTTGGGTCCAGCATGGAATTGGTGGCATGCTTTTTGGTGCCGGCCATAACAAGTCTCACAGAGCGCTCGGCTTTCCCCATGTCATTGACAGCAGAGCATGTGTAGTTCCCATCTTCTTTCTTGCTCATGCGAGGGATGATTAAGGTGCCGTTTTGAAACACAAGGAACCTGGCGTTCGTAGGTGGTCCGTTAATCGGATTCTCAATTTTTTCAACAACAGCCGGCAAACGGAATGTAATTAGTTGGTTTCCAGCGTATATCTCCCATGTGACCTCAGGTTTAGGAGTTCCTTTTGTTTCGCAGTAAAGCATGACCATATATCCTTCATACAGTTCGGTTTTTTCGATGTTTGGCTGATATGTGATGGACACGGACGGGGTCTTGCAGTCCAGTTTGGGCATGCTAGTGACCTGAGTACCTCTGAGGTGGGAAGGAGCATCACACACAATGTTGCTTTGCTCAGGGATGGAGATTGTGGATTTGCTGATCCAGTCCCTGAGCCACTCAAGGTTGCAGGAGCAGGTGAAGGGGTTGTGGAAGATCTGAAGGTGAGACATGGCAACCAAAGCATCAAACGTTCCTTGCACGATAGTGGTAAACTTGTTATTGTTAATACGGACCGAACGCAGTTCCTTCAGGTTGGCAAAAGTATTCTTGGGGATACTGACCATCTCATTATTGTTCATCTTTAGCAACTGCAGGGCAGTGAGATTAGTCAAATCCTCCCACGGAAAATGCACAATCTTGTTGTGGCTAATATCCAAATTTTTCAGCTGAATCAATGGAGCAAACGTGCCCCTCTCAATGGTTACGATTTCATTGTGAGCCAACCAAAGAGAGGTCACCTGGGTCACATTTATAAAGTTTTGGGATTTCAGCACTTTAATCTTGTTCGCTGAAAGACTCAGGGTGGTCACATTGGATGGCAAGCCCACAGGTACTTCCAGAAGTTCTTTGTAGGCACAGTCTGTTAACTGGTGGTTTGATTTATCAGAGCATTTGCACTGCTCAGGGCAACCGTGCACACTGCCAATCACAGCAGTCCCCAAGGCAATAAGCATCAGGTATTTGGTTGCCATTTTCAGCACCTGCCAAGCACACATGAAGATGCAGATGAGTACAAATGATTTCTATATTTTtcatgcacaaagaaaaaaatcaaagagctataaaaaaaaaaatgtagtcatATAAAGTGCTAACGCAAACTGACAGCTTTCCAAATTATGAGGGTAATTCTAAAAAGCATTTGACGTTACATTAAACGttcatgcacatttattttgaaaagttacCGAATCCAAATGCATATTATTTCTGGTCTTTTTTAAGTTGTTCTCGACTAAATAAGATAAAATCCCCGAGTGTCCTGCTGTGTTACCGAACGCCTCGATGTCGCTGTCCAGGGTTCTGAAAACGCtcttcactttttaataaaaacgtGTCTGTTTTGTGAATGTCTTAAACTTCTCGAGATTTGTAacgactgttttttttttacctaatcgTTTGCTGAAAGTTTCCAGAAGAAATGcacttttacagtttatttgctcATGATTCTACTTACTTTCTGAACGTTTGTACGATGATAAGGTTTAACTTTTTAATAGTGCCTTACCTGTAAATGATAGTCCTAACACTCGCGCGGATTTCAGCCAACACGACACTTGATGTAATgtaacaacaatatttaatgctcAGAAGTCAGTTTATCCCAAAACATGATGCAGCATTTTATATCCCTTTGTAAATCTTTTCTGTTTTGGTTAGCAGACGGCAGATGATACATTTTAGTGTCCGCGTGAAGCTGAGCAGTGCAGAGGCTGTTTCTCCTCGCGCTTGAGTTCGGACAGAATCCACTGCGCGCTCCCGCCTCCACAGTGGAAGGGGAGGGATCGTGAACGCGCAGCCTCTCCCTTCAGTTCCGCATTAAAACCACAGGGACTTTGCCGTCCAGATGAAGGTTATTCATAATTCAGATACAGTTGATAATTTATAACACATGACCTATGCCCTTGTTTGTATTTTCGATGTGATTATTACCGATATCCACATGATGGGCTACTTTTTCCACGTAACATCTAAGCAttcattgtatatattttacaggTTAGTGTTTTTCAGATGAAAACTCGCCCATCATAAAATAGGCTAGTGTGTATACTTGCAACAAAGAAAAACTGGTCATAAAATTCTGAATTTAATTATCcttttataaaatgaaaacataagagAATGTCTAAAAAGGAAGTCCAGTTATTGTTGTATAGTGACTATCTGTTCAAAAAGAGCAgaaaattgtaattattgtaaattgtattattatttggtattgttatttttttatgtggagCGTAGGCTATGTTGTTTATCTCATTACAAATGTCCACAAATGTCCCTGAAGTCAAATTTACTGCTATGAGCAAACCAGTGGGcactaacaacaacaataataataatagtgaataaaaaataaacaaacaagtgaACTGAGCTGGATTGACAATGGCAACACGATGGAGCTCAGCAACAGCTGGATTTTCTGCTTGTAAGCTACTTGTGGTGACTTTACAATGGAAATTGCTTAATTGATTGACATGCCTGGAAGGAGCTAAAGTCTtacgaaactaaataaaaatgaaaatgtgaatacACTTGACTTTGAATGACACAATCCTTGTTTGTGTCTATTCCTCGCCTTTTATTTTGTTGTGGCTTGCAGTGGTTAACCCCGAAACCTTTTTATATGCTGCCACCTAGTGCTCATTttataaatgtgtcatttttgctGTTATTGTTGGTTGTTATTAGATCTAGTAGATATTTAACACGGGTTTGGACACTTTCccttatttcagaaaaataaataaataaactacaacaTAATGCACTGTTAGGAATTAAAGGACATCTTTCTGTTCTCTGCTCCACAAATTGATCTATGGTAGGCTAAATGGTACGCTATGTGTCTTTACATCATGGTTTTGTTTGACTTAAATTAGTTAGTTCTATTCTGCAACTCTATAGGCTACTACAATAGAAATTGAATGTTCAATGCATTTTCCCATGGGCCATTCCACCGAATTGGTGCCATTTCTAGCCCCAGGACATTATaggtacaaatataaaaaatttaactatAGTATAAAAGTTATCTAAAATACCTTTTATTATTAAGCAAAGTGTTTTGCACATAAATAACTGCCAATTtaaaatagataataaaaaagtaaaaaattaaaaactacctaaacactgaaaatatagtATTTGTCCCCTGTGCCGCTAAACgctaaatataatgtttaaaatccttcagaaatcttattttagtatatatatatatatatatatatatatatatatatatatataatgtttttttttttttgcattttatttgcattttatttgctttttttttttttgcatttttttttttttgttttttgtttttgtgtcccTCCACATCCCATATATAcctttagttaatttatttcaaaataaatgtataatgtctCCAGGTTTTCACTCAGTCCTGTTATCCTTACACATTGCCCCCtctaaaaaaaacagaaagagattCCATAAGACACATTTTCAACATAATATCGCAACATCTGGATCATCTGAAGGCAATGAAATGACCAAAAGCATGTGGTATTATATGCTTTTTTGATGATCGATATTGTAACGGTGGTTAGGAGTGTCATTATAAATATACTGTCCTGTTATCTCAATTATTTCTTAAATGTTacctgtttattttaaaaatacaaatctttggTGAATCACTGTAATTTCCTGAGTATTCTCATAATATTAGCATGTACACCGTGCGGCTAGATTACATGTATTTGCTAATTTTATCCTAAAATCTCAATCCTGTTACCCATATACTCATCTATCCTTTACTTATATATAATAACTAAGTAAAAGTAACAGGATTGAGTTGTGTcagatttattaaatattaggCTACATCCATATTAATCTAGATACATTTTGGCCTTCTGTCCAAACTGAGACAATTCTTTTGCCCTGAGAAAACCTATGGTTGTTCCTGCActgttgttttatattacattCCTGCAAGAATGAcagaaaatgtacttaaaatgtaCATACTATCTTAACACAAATACATATGTTCTTTATTCTCTCTGGAGTTACAGGAGTGACAAGGATATTTACTGAACTTCTAGTTGTGTAATGTGTCGGGGAACAGGAagtgttttatgtatgtgttgGTAGTTCTCACGGTTGAATGAATGAGTAACCCGAGTAGAACGTGTAGCGTGAACGTTCTATGAGCCGCTTCTGACGTCACAGATGATGTTTGAACTGAATCATCGACGGTTAAACTCGTGCTGCTTCAGTCTCACATCTGTCTCACATCTGCTCTGCTGGCGAGTCCATGTTAAACTCCTTATCTAATGCTTTCATACTGCGTTATTGGATTTTTATTTGCATATCggtcattttaatagtttttagtgCCTTTCGTGTGAACTGAAGGCAAAGCTAGAGCATTAACTTCTGAAATTTgtgcttatttattaaaatgttaagatCACTTCAcctccatttttttattattattatt is from Carassius auratus strain Wakin chromosome 25, ASM336829v1, whole genome shotgun sequence and encodes:
- the LOC113043511 gene encoding immunoglobulin superfamily containing leucine-rich repeat protein 2-like codes for the protein MATKYLMLIALGTAVIGSVHGCPEQCKCSDKSNHQLTDCAYKELLEVPVGLPSNVTTLSLSANKIKVLKSQNFINVTQVTSLWLAHNEIVTIERGTFAPLIQLKNLDISHNKIVHFPWEDLTNLTALQLLKMNNNEMVSIPKNTFANLKELRSVRINNNKFTTIVQGTFDALVAMSHLQIFHNPFTCSCNLEWLRDWISKSTISIPEQSNIVCDAPSHLRGTQVTSMPKLDCKTPSVSITYQPNIEKTELYEGYMVMLYCETKGTPKPEVTWEIYAGNQLITFRLPAVVEKIENPINGPPTNARFLVFQNGTLIIPRMSKKEDGNYTCSAVNDMGKAERSVRLVMAGTKKHATNSMLDPKASSHLPEDKLGSKGSKNSIISMWPKSEEKTKSLPTGTSLITVDKEREEEGADTLPFVGKCGINDGTQYISNHAFNLSLDELKQYTFDFGVIALEVSETEAKVQLNPFQMANAKSNLHLSQQQDLQTVNKEPFSLFQTSTKKSPLDMLYLCVSTGNGHSVVQWSKIEEGVNAYRFQGLRPGTNYTLCLTYGGQDCQVQVVFTTRKKIPSLLIIVVVSIFLLALATVPLLGATCCHLLYKYQGKTYKLIMKTQNPDQMEKQIAMDFDPRASFVGSEKNFNPSELGEGEGEADGEEGDGEGEDIEGSVVTESIPESQSKTQEEFEVGSEYSDRLPLGAEAVNISAEINGNYKQPR